A single window of Gavia stellata isolate bGavSte3 chromosome 16, bGavSte3.hap2, whole genome shotgun sequence DNA harbors:
- the DUSP1 gene encoding dual specificity protein phosphatase 1 — protein sequence MVNLRVCALECEALRGLLQERAAQCLVLDCRSFFSFNAAHIRGSCNVRLSTIVRRRAKGALALEHVVPNEELRARLRQGLVHTVVLLDERSADLELPKRDSTLLLALGTLCREARGARICFLKGGYEAFSSACSELCTKPAAPTGLSLPLSASSAPGSADSGCSSCGTPLYDQGGPVEILPFLYLGSAYHASRKDMLDALGITALINVSANCPNHFEGHYQYKSIPVEDNHKADISSWFNEAIDFIDSVKSDGGRVFVHCQAGISRSATICLAYLMRTNRVKLDEAFEFVKQRRSIISPNFSFMGQLLQFESQVLAPNCSAEAGSPAMSVLDRGASTTTVFNFPVSIPVHTSSSALSYLQSPITTSPSC from the exons ATGGTGAACCTGCGGGTGTGCGCGCTGGAGTGCGAGGCGCTGcgggggctgctgcaggagcgCGCCGCGCAGTGCCTCGTCCTCGACTGCcgctccttcttctccttcaaCGCCGCGCACATCCGCGGCTCCTGCAACGTCCGCCTCAGCACCATCGTCCGCCGCCGCGCCAAGGGCGCCCTGGCCCTGGAGCACGTCGTCCCCAACGAGGAGCTCCGCGCCCGCCTGCGCCAGGGGCTGGTCCACACCGTGGTGCTGCTGGACGAGCGCAGCGCCGACCTGGAGCTGCCCAAGCGCGACAGCACGCTGCTGCTGGCCCTCGGCACGCTCTGCAGGGAGGCCCGCGGCGCCCGCATCTGCTTCCTCAAGG GAGGTTACGAAGCCTTCTCGTCCGCCTGCTCCGAGCTCTGCACCAAGCCGGCCGCCCCCACCGGCCTCAGCCTGCCCCTCAGCGCCAGCAGCGCGCCCGGCAGCGCCGACTCGGGGTGCAGCTCCTGCGGCACCCCCCTCTACGACCAG GGTGGGCCGGTGGAAATCCTGCCCTTCCTCTACTTGGGCAGCGCTTACCATGCCTCCCGGAAAGACATGCTGGATGCTTTGGGGATCACAGCGCTAATCAATGTCTCGGCGAACTGCCCCAACCACTTTGAAGGGCACTACCAGTATAAAAGTATCCCCGTGGAGGACAACCACAAGGCAGACATCAGCTCCTGGTTTAACGAGGCGATTGATTTCATAG aCTCTGTTAAAAGTGATGGAGGAAGGGTATTTGTGCACTGCCAGGCTGGCATTTCCCGGTCAGCAACCATCTGCCTTGCTTATCTCATGAGGACCAACAGAGTCAAACTGGATGAAGCCTTTGAGTTTGTGAAGCAGAGAAGAAGCATCATCTCCCCAAACTTCAGCTTCATGGGGCAGCTGCTTCAGTTTGAGTCGCAGGTCCTTGCCCCCAACTGCTCAGCAGAAGCTGGCAGCCCTGCTATGTCAGTATTGGACAGAGGAGCGTCGACCACCACAGTCTTTAACTTTCCAGTCTCCATCCCCGTTCACACCTCATCTAGTGCTTTAAGCTATCTTCAGAGCCCCATCACCACTTCCCCAAGCTGCTGA